Proteins from one Carcharodon carcharias isolate sCarCar2 chromosome 19, sCarCar2.pri, whole genome shotgun sequence genomic window:
- the LOC121291130 gene encoding uncharacterized protein LOC121291130 isoform X5, with product MEAAGRWRWCSGIVMGKMDIRPVLWIVVVSLGIDAEKFGVFQKLPRILAEVGQTVHIPCSFMANVNKAIGSYQWYQGGRNGIEVSNETAEYRGRILKSGEDFMQARDASIRLRDVRVNDSGRYYCKITLMQLGEEYGAGTELTVRGTELTVRGIDSEKFSVFQKLPRILAEVGQTVHIPCSFTANVNKAIGSYQWYQGGRNGIEVSNETAEYRGRILKSGEDFMQTRDTSIRLRDVRVNDSGLYYCKVILMQLGEEYGAGTKLTVRGIDAEKFSVFQKLPRILAEVGQTVHIPCSFTANVNKAIGSYQWYQGGRNGIEVSNETAEYRGRILKSGEDFMQARDASILIRDVRVNDSGLYYCKITLMQLGEEYGAGTELTVIEKTKPVKSLLSILIISSVVELGLLLLATPYCVKLSRMNGKDTQQAQRKYFGQCNARAPYSSLDGVFGSYVLQKRQSGFLFKISLNEELLTMQHSLSTG from the exons ATGGAAGCAGCCGGCCGGTGGCGATGGTGTAGCGGTATTGTCATGGG GAAAATGGACATAAGACCCGTCCTATGGATAGTGGTTGTCTCCTTGG gAATTGACGCCGAGAAGTTCGGTGTTTTTCAAAAGCTACCCAGGATTCTGGCGGAGGTGGGGCAGACAGTGCACATCCCCTGTAGCTTCATGGCCAACGTCAACAAGGCGATAGGGTCTTACCAATGGTACCAGGGCGGCAGGAATGGCATTGAGGTTTCCAATGAGACAGCAGAGTACAGAGGGCGGATCCTCAAATCCGGAGAGGATTTTATGCAAGCCCGAGACGCCTCCATACGATTAAGGGACGTGAGAGTGAACGATTCCGGACGGTATTACTGCAAGATTACATTGATGCAACTGGGCGAGGAATACGgagcagggacagagctgactgtgagagggacagagctgactgtgAGAG GAATTGATTCCGAGAAGTTTAGTGTTTTTCAAAAGCTGCCCAGGATTCTGGCGGAGGTGGGGCAGACAGTGCACATCCCCTGTAGCTTCACGGCCAACGTCAACAAGGCGATAGGGTCTTACCAATGGTACCAGGGCGGCAGGAATGGCATTGAGGTTTCCAATGAGACAGCAGAGTACAGAGGGCGGATCCTCAAATCCGGAGAGGATTTTATGCAAACCCGAGACACCTCCATTCGATTAAGGGACGTGAGAGTGAACGATTCCGGACTGTATTACTGCAAGGTTATATTGATGCAACTGGGCGAGGAATACGGAGCAGGGACAAAGCTGACTGTGAGAG GAATTGACGCCGAGAAGTTCAGTGTTTTTCAAAAGCTGCCCAGGATTCTGGCGGAGGTGGGGCAGACAGTGCACATCCCCTGTAGCTTCACGGCCAATGTCAACAAGGCGATAGGGTCTTACCAATGGTACCAGGGCGGCAGGAATGGCATTGAGGTTTCCAATGAGACAGCAGAGTACAGAGGGCGGATCCTCAAATCCGGAGAGGATTTTATGCAAGCCCGAGACGCCTCCATTCTAATAAGGGACGTGAGAGTGAACGATTCCGGACTGTATTACTGCAAGATTACATTGATGCAACTGGGCGAGGAATACGgagcagggacagagctgactgtgATAG AGAAAACAAAACCTGTCAAGAGCCTATTGTCAATCCTGATCATCAGCAGCGTGGTGGAATTGGGCCTCCTTCTGCTTGCCACACCCTACTGTGTGAAGTTAAGCAGAATGAATGGTAAAG ACACTCAACAGGCTCAAAG GAAGTATTTTGGACAGTGCAATGCGAGAGCACCCTACTCTTCTTTGGATGGTGTATTTGGATCTTATGTCCTCCAGAAGAGGCAGTCAGGATTTCTGTTTAAGATCTCACTGAATGAGGAacttctgacaatgcaacattcactcagtactgGATGA